Proteins from a genomic interval of Sphingomonas sp. Y38-1Y:
- a CDS encoding 2Fe-2S iron-sulfur cluster-binding protein, with product MTRVRFVAADGVAVREVVATPGDRLLDVAQNDGQPLEGTCEGQMACSTCHVIIAPEDFDRLPPPSEEEEDMLDLAAGATRTSRLACQIWIEAAWDALTVRIPPERRDMRGRG from the coding sequence ATGACGCGCGTCCGCTTCGTCGCCGCGGACGGCGTCGCCGTGCGAGAGGTCGTGGCGACGCCTGGCGACCGGCTGCTCGACGTCGCGCAGAATGACGGTCAACCGCTGGAGGGGACGTGCGAGGGGCAGATGGCCTGCTCGACCTGCCACGTCATCATCGCGCCCGAGGATTTCGACCGCCTGCCGCCACCGAGCGAAGAGGAGGAAGACATGCTCGACCTTGCCGCCGGGGCGACGCGCACCAGCCGGCTCGCCTGTCAGATCTGGATCGAGGCGGCATGGGATGCACTGACCGTGCGCATCCCGCCCGAGCGGCGCGATATGCGCGGTCGCGGCTGA
- a CDS encoding cysteine desulfurase family protein produces MIYLDYQATTPLAREALAAMLPWLETQHANPHSAHGPGRAARAAVEVARDAIASLMPAGGAVAFTSGATEALNWAIKGTSGPIVTLATEHAAVLDSVAAEAARGRQVTVLPVGSDGRVDLDAARAAIVPGTGLVAAMLVNNEIGVIQPIAELAAIARSAGALMLCDAVQGFGRLETPEGCDLIAVSAHKIHGPKGIGALWVRDGVQLAPLLHGGGQEALGRSGTLSPALCAGFGAAAKLAKSRMVEDAAHVGALFDAAREALGPRWQLNGSPTHRYRGNLNLTLAGLDVARLISECRDLAFSAGSACASGSGRPSHVLRAIGLSDREARSSIRIGFGRYTKEAELLDALARLDAAVAAQRLAA; encoded by the coding sequence ATGATCTATCTCGATTATCAGGCGACGACGCCGCTCGCGCGCGAGGCCTTGGCGGCGATGCTGCCATGGCTGGAGACGCAGCACGCCAATCCGCACAGCGCGCATGGCCCCGGCCGCGCGGCGCGTGCGGCGGTGGAAGTGGCGCGCGACGCGATCGCATCGCTGATGCCCGCTGGCGGCGCGGTCGCGTTCACCAGCGGCGCGACGGAGGCGCTCAACTGGGCGATCAAGGGCACCAGCGGCCCGATCGTCACGCTGGCGACCGAACATGCCGCGGTGCTCGATTCCGTCGCAGCGGAGGCGGCGCGGGGGCGTCAGGTCACGGTGCTGCCGGTGGGGAGCGACGGGCGGGTCGACCTCGACGCCGCCCGCGCCGCGATTGTGCCGGGCACCGGGCTCGTCGCGGCGATGCTCGTCAACAATGAGATCGGGGTGATTCAGCCGATCGCCGAGCTGGCGGCGATCGCGCGATCGGCGGGCGCGCTGATGCTGTGCGACGCGGTCCAGGGCTTCGGACGGCTTGAGACGCCCGAGGGGTGCGACCTGATCGCGGTGTCGGCGCACAAAATCCATGGGCCGAAAGGGATCGGCGCGCTGTGGGTGCGGGATGGGGTTCAACTCGCGCCGCTGCTGCATGGCGGCGGGCAGGAGGCGCTGGGTCGGTCCGGGACGCTGAGTCCGGCCTTGTGCGCGGGCTTCGGCGCCGCGGCCAAGCTGGCGAAGTCGCGTATGGTCGAGGACGCCGCGCATGTGGGTGCGTTGTTCGACGCGGCGCGTGAGGCGCTTGGGCCGCGCTGGCAGCTCAACGGATCGCCGACGCATCGCTATCGCGGCAATCTCAACCTGACCCTCGCGGGCCTAGACGTCGCGCGGCTGATCTCCGAGTGCCGCGACCTCGCCTTTTCCGCCGGCTCGGCCTGTGCCAGCGGGTCGGGAAGACCCAGCCATGTGCTGCGCGCGATCGGCCTGTCGGACCGCGAAGCGCGGTCGAGCATCCGCATCGGCTTTGGCCGTTATACGAAGGAAGCCGAATTGCTGGACGCGCTCGCCCGCCTGGATGCCGCCGTCGCCGCGCAGAGGCTGGCGGCATGA
- a CDS encoding cysteine desulfurase family protein, translating to MIAPAIAAVADTMASWANPSSPHSEGRAARAALEAARARLIAAYGWSGELVFTSGATEAIAIAVTRAEVARVLVSATEHEAVLRAAPEADRLPVLTDGTIDLAALAAALVEGPSPALVAVQWGNNETGVLQPIAAIAALVHEAGGLVLVDAAQMPVGWDDDDLPQHHADFVALSGHKRGGPPGVGALLIRDFASLRPSGGQERGYRGGTENLPGAVGFVAATGSPEDLIYLAELRARLDHGLAAAGAEMVAPGAERRTPTIAAYRMPGVASATQLIRFDLMGISISAGAACSSGTMRPSHVLAQMGIAPEAAAEVIRVSFGRSTSASDVERFLAAWSAIRRDAGAAAPGDDLLT from the coding sequence ATGATCGCGCCGGCGATCGCGGCGGTCGCGGATACGATGGCGAGCTGGGCCAATCCCTCGTCGCCGCACAGCGAGGGCCGCGCCGCCCGCGCTGCGCTGGAGGCGGCACGCGCGCGGCTGATCGCCGCTTATGGCTGGTCCGGCGAGCTCGTCTTCACCAGCGGCGCGACCGAGGCGATCGCGATCGCGGTGACCCGCGCCGAGGTGGCGCGCGTGCTCGTTTCCGCGACCGAGCATGAGGCGGTTCTGCGCGCGGCGCCGGAGGCCGATCGGCTGCCGGTGCTGACCGACGGCACGATCGACCTTGCCGCCCTGGCCGCCGCGCTGGTCGAGGGGCCGTCGCCGGCGCTGGTTGCGGTGCAGTGGGGCAACAACGAAACGGGCGTGCTTCAGCCGATCGCGGCGATCGCGGCGCTGGTGCACGAGGCGGGCGGGCTGGTCCTGGTCGACGCGGCGCAGATGCCGGTCGGCTGGGACGATGACGATCTGCCGCAGCATCATGCCGATTTCGTCGCCCTGTCGGGGCACAAGCGCGGCGGACCCCCGGGCGTCGGCGCGCTGCTGATCCGCGACTTCGCCAGCCTGCGCCCCTCCGGGGGACAGGAGCGCGGCTATCGCGGCGGGACGGAAAACCTGCCCGGGGCGGTCGGCTTCGTCGCGGCGACGGGCAGTCCCGAGGACCTGATCTACCTTGCCGAGCTGCGCGCGCGGCTCGACCACGGCCTGGCCGCGGCGGGGGCGGAGATGGTGGCGCCCGGTGCCGAGCGGCGGACGCCGACCATCGCGGCCTATCGAATGCCGGGCGTCGCGTCGGCGACGCAGCTCATCCGCTTCGACCTGATGGGGATCTCGATTTCCGCCGGCGCCGCCTGTTCGTCGGGAACGATGCGGCCGAGCCATGTGCTCGCGCAGATGGGGATCGCGCCGGAAGCGGCGGCAGAGGTGATCCGCGTGAGCTTCGGCCGGTCGACCAGCGCGAGCGACGTCGAGCGTTTCCTCGCCGCGTGGAGCGCGATCCGCCGCGATGCGGGCGCGGCGGCGCCGGGCGACGACCTGCTCACATGA
- a CDS encoding alpha/beta hydrolase: MPEVIFPGPEGRLEGRFAPAPRPRAPVAMILHPHPQSGGTMNNRIVQELYKTFQRRGFATLRFNFRGVGKSQGTFDNGVGELSDAASALDWVQSFHPEAQTTWIAGVSFGAWIGMQLLMRRPEIRGFISIAPPANMYDFTFLAPCPSSGIIIQGDADEVVTPSATQKLVDKLRTQKHITIHHDTIPGANHFFEHEMPQLMGSVDRYLDMRLDPNSPIR; this comes from the coding sequence ATGCCCGAAGTCATCTTCCCCGGCCCCGAAGGCCGCCTCGAAGGGCGTTTCGCCCCCGCCCCTCGCCCCCGCGCGCCGGTGGCGATGATCCTGCACCCGCACCCGCAATCGGGCGGCACGATGAACAACCGCATCGTGCAGGAGCTCTACAAGACGTTCCAGCGCCGCGGCTTTGCGACGCTCCGCTTCAACTTCCGCGGCGTCGGCAAGAGCCAGGGGACGTTCGACAACGGCGTCGGCGAGCTGTCGGACGCGGCGAGCGCGCTCGACTGGGTGCAGAGCTTCCACCCGGAGGCGCAGACGACCTGGATCGCGGGCGTCAGCTTCGGCGCATGGATCGGCATGCAGCTCCTGATGCGCCGACCGGAAATCCGCGGCTTCATCTCGATCGCGCCGCCGGCCAACATGTACGACTTCACCTTCCTGGCGCCCTGCCCCTCCTCGGGCATCATCATCCAGGGTGATGCGGACGAGGTGGTGACGCCCAGCGCGACGCAAAAGCTGGTCGACAAGCTGCGTACGCAGAAGCACATCACCATCCATCACGACACCATCCCCGGCGCGAACCACTTCTTCGAGCACGAGATGCCGCAGCTGATGGGAAGCGTCGACCGCTATCTCGACATGCGGCTCGATCCCAACTCGCCGATCCGCTGA
- a CDS encoding GFA family protein — MAGLPATGGCQCGAVRYRIDAVIADSPHICHCRMCQRAVGGPFAALFAAPDDAIEWTRGEPASWRSSSEATRGFCAECGTPLYYLGNGSGRINVTIASLDNPEAFAPQTQVGVEGRLDWFEALPALPSRGETGRDNADWADRIAASNRQYDPSSPRRSA; from the coding sequence ATGGCCGGGCTGCCCGCGACCGGTGGATGCCAGTGCGGCGCGGTCCGCTATCGCATCGACGCCGTGATCGCGGACAGCCCGCACATCTGCCACTGCCGAATGTGCCAGCGCGCCGTGGGCGGGCCGTTCGCCGCCCTGTTCGCGGCGCCCGACGACGCGATCGAGTGGACGCGTGGCGAGCCGGCATCGTGGCGGAGTTCGTCGGAGGCGACGCGCGGCTTCTGCGCCGAATGCGGCACGCCGCTCTATTACCTCGGCAACGGCAGCGGACGAATCAACGTGACGATCGCCTCGCTCGACAACCCGGAAGCGTTTGCGCCGCAGACGCAGGTCGGCGTGGAGGGACGGCTCGACTGGTTCGAGGCGCTGCCTGCCCTGCCCTCGCGCGGCGAGACCGGAAGAGACAATGCCGACTGGGCGGACAGGATCGCGGCCAGCAATCGGCAATATGATCCCTCGTCACCCCGGCGGAGCGCCTAA
- a CDS encoding threonine synthase, with protein MIWNDNLTAARPSFVTHLECGLTGERYDADVVQGLSRAGRPLLVRYDLDGVRGALTRDALAARPRDLWRWRELLPVRDVANIVSLGESETPLIPLTAAAERLAARAPLVKDEGRLPTGSFKARGLVMAISMAKALGVRTIAMPTNGNAGAAAAAYATRAGIEAVILCPDDTPEVNVREIAAQGGRVYRVNGLIDDCGAIVAKACAENGWYDLSTLKEPYRIEGKKTMGLELAEQLGWELPDAIFYPTGGGTGLIGMWKAFDELEAIGLIGARRPRMYAVQAAGCAPIVRAFEAGERHAERWEDAATVAAGIRVPKAVGDFLILDAVRESGGRALAVGDPAILAATERAGLEDGLLLCPEGGATLAAYEQALADGLVGRDEQVVLFNCATGLKYPLPDRSRTLDRHAFIDLASL; from the coding sequence ATGATCTGGAACGACAATCTGACCGCCGCCCGCCCGAGCTTCGTCACGCACCTGGAATGCGGGCTGACCGGCGAGCGCTACGACGCCGATGTGGTGCAGGGCCTGTCGCGCGCCGGCCGGCCGCTGCTCGTGCGCTATGACCTGGACGGCGTGCGCGGCGCGCTGACCAGGGATGCGCTCGCCGCCCGCCCGCGCGACCTTTGGCGCTGGCGCGAGCTGTTGCCGGTGCGCGACGTGGCGAACATCGTCAGCCTGGGCGAGAGCGAAACGCCGCTGATCCCGCTGACCGCCGCGGCCGAGCGGCTGGCAGCGCGTGCGCCCCTGGTCAAGGACGAGGGGCGCCTGCCCACCGGCAGCTTCAAGGCACGCGGGCTGGTCATGGCGATCAGCATGGCAAAGGCGCTGGGCGTGCGAACGATCGCGATGCCCACCAACGGCAATGCGGGCGCGGCCGCCGCTGCCTATGCGACGCGCGCCGGGATCGAGGCCGTGATCCTGTGTCCCGACGACACGCCCGAGGTCAACGTGCGGGAGATCGCGGCGCAGGGTGGCCGCGTCTATCGCGTCAACGGCTTGATCGACGATTGCGGCGCGATCGTCGCCAAGGCGTGCGCCGAGAATGGTTGGTACGACCTGTCGACGCTCAAGGAACCCTATCGGATCGAGGGCAAGAAGACGATGGGGCTGGAGCTTGCCGAGCAGCTCGGCTGGGAGCTGCCCGACGCGATCTTCTATCCGACCGGCGGCGGCACCGGGCTGATCGGCATGTGGAAGGCGTTCGACGAGCTGGAGGCGATCGGCCTGATCGGCGCGCGGCGCCCGCGCATGTATGCGGTGCAGGCCGCAGGCTGCGCGCCGATCGTTCGCGCGTTCGAGGCGGGCGAGCGCCATGCCGAGCGCTGGGAGGACGCCGCCACCGTCGCCGCGGGCATCCGCGTGCCCAAGGCGGTCGGCGATTTCCTGATCCTCGACGCTGTACGCGAGAGCGGCGGCCGGGCCCTCGCGGTCGGCGATCCCGCGATCCTGGCCGCGACCGAGCGGGCGGGGCTGGAGGACGGGCTGCTGCTCTGTCCAGAGGGCGGCGCGACGCTCGCCGCCTATGAGCAGGCGCTGGCCGACGGGCTGGTCGGGCGCGACGAGCAGGTGGTGCTGTTCAACTGCGCGACGGGGCTGAAATACCCGCTCCCCGACCGCTCGCGCACGCTGGACCGCCACGCGTTCATCGATCTGGCGAGCCTTTAG
- a CDS encoding acyltransferase has protein sequence MGQAERPARLMGLQQLRGIAALGVVVFHASELGGLPFLPGAFGVDLFFVLSGFLMVAITGEPTRPGAFLAARFRRVAPLYWLATLTLAAGLAIVGTAPDPVRIVSALAFLPQGNAGPTAMGLPVLSPGWSLHYEVGFYALFAATLLLPLRWRTPLLSALLLALAAIGTAGWRTAWTDPILIEFAAGLWLGEVWRGPADARTVAIGIVAVMLAFALTMPGLLDRVRLFAATLAIAAMAWTLAKEPVRPRPRLEALGDASYAIYLAHLLAMKPMFGLATSLPPVLLIAPAIVIGVALGVAVHRWIERPIAWALDPSRVRARSRVGRSRPSVPAAP, from the coding sequence ATGGGGCAGGCAGAGCGTCCGGCGCGGCTGATGGGGCTGCAACAGCTGCGCGGGATCGCGGCGCTGGGCGTCGTCGTCTTCCATGCGAGCGAGCTTGGCGGCCTGCCCTTCCTGCCGGGCGCGTTCGGCGTCGACCTGTTCTTCGTGCTGAGCGGCTTCCTGATGGTCGCGATCACCGGCGAGCCGACGCGGCCGGGCGCCTTCCTCGCTGCTCGGTTCCGCCGGGTGGCACCGCTCTATTGGCTGGCGACGCTGACGTTGGCGGCGGGGTTGGCGATCGTCGGCACCGCGCCCGACCCGGTCCGGATCGTCAGCGCGCTCGCCTTCCTGCCCCAGGGCAATGCCGGGCCGACCGCGATGGGGTTGCCGGTGCTCAGCCCCGGCTGGTCGCTGCATTACGAGGTCGGCTTCTACGCGCTGTTCGCCGCGACGCTGCTGCTGCCGCTGCGGTGGCGGACACCGCTGCTGTCGGCGCTTCTCCTGGCACTCGCCGCGATCGGTACAGCAGGCTGGCGCACCGCATGGACCGACCCGATCCTGATCGAATTCGCCGCGGGCCTGTGGCTGGGCGAGGTCTGGCGCGGGCCGGCGGATGCGCGGACGGTCGCCATCGGCATCGTCGCGGTGATGCTCGCCTTTGCGCTGACGATGCCCGGCCTGCTCGACCGCGTGCGGCTGTTCGCCGCGACGCTGGCGATCGCGGCAATGGCGTGGACGCTGGCGAAGGAGCCGGTTCGCCCGCGTCCCCGGCTGGAGGCGCTGGGCGATGCGAGCTATGCCATCTATCTCGCGCACCTGCTCGCGATGAAGCCGATGTTCGGGCTGGCGACCAGCCTGCCGCCGGTGCTGCTGATCGCGCCCGCGATCGTCATCGGCGTGGCGCTCGGCGTGGCCGTCCACCGCTGGATCGAGCGCCCGATCGCGTGGGCGCTCGATCCGTCGCGGGTCAGGGCACGGTCACGCGTTGGAAGGTCACGCCCTTCAGTTCCGGCAGCGCCTTGA
- a CDS encoding pitrilysin family protein, with amino-acid sequence MRSLVSAIALLAAAPAAAQSYPPAPPIGSPKPFNVPASETYRLPNGMAVTLVPYGAVPKAVMMLDVYAGGVNEAEKVWLSQLAAEMTKQGAAGKSAGQLATAAADMGGNLNVVPGEEKTSFGIDVLSEHVGDAVALLGDVATKPDFPASEFDRVKAAAARRLAIAMSQPGTLATAALFKRYYGAEHPYGRYVPTQAQLTGYTLDETKAFFAGNFGAKRAHLYIAGRFDTAAAKAAIQRAFGGWAPGPERVKVPYTPAPGPVVLMIDRPGAPQSTLRLAFPAPAGASAGDVPERVSNALLGGAFSSRITRNIREDKGYTYSPGSSIQFWPGAGTWVFQADVTSAATGASLTEVFKEIRGLQQTTPPAEEVAGSRNYLAGLFSIQNATAQSLINSMAQRDGLGWPADWLQTYVPAVLAVTPSQVQAAAVATQPIDKATLVVVGDLASVEPQLKALPELKGVTFQRVTVP; translated from the coding sequence ATGCGCTCGCTCGTCTCCGCCATCGCGCTGCTCGCGGCCGCACCCGCCGCCGCGCAGTCCTATCCGCCCGCGCCGCCGATCGGCAGCCCCAAGCCCTTCAACGTGCCGGCAAGCGAGACCTATCGCCTGCCCAACGGCATGGCCGTCACGCTGGTGCCCTATGGCGCCGTGCCCAAGGCGGTGATGATGCTCGACGTCTATGCCGGCGGCGTCAACGAGGCGGAGAAGGTGTGGCTGTCGCAGCTCGCCGCCGAGATGACGAAGCAGGGCGCGGCGGGCAAGTCGGCCGGCCAACTCGCCACCGCCGCCGCCGACATGGGCGGCAACCTCAACGTCGTCCCGGGTGAGGAGAAGACGAGCTTCGGCATCGACGTCCTGTCCGAGCATGTCGGCGATGCCGTTGCGCTGCTGGGCGACGTCGCGACCAAGCCCGATTTCCCCGCCAGCGAGTTCGACCGGGTGAAGGCCGCCGCCGCGCGCCGCCTGGCGATCGCGATGTCGCAGCCAGGAACGCTGGCGACCGCGGCGCTGTTCAAACGCTATTACGGCGCCGAGCATCCCTATGGCCGCTATGTGCCGACGCAGGCACAGCTCACCGGCTATACGCTCGACGAGACCAAGGCGTTCTTCGCCGGCAATTTCGGGGCGAAGCGCGCGCACCTCTACATCGCCGGCCGCTTCGACACCGCCGCGGCGAAGGCGGCGATCCAGCGCGCGTTCGGCGGCTGGGCGCCGGGGCCCGAGCGGGTCAAGGTGCCCTATACCCCTGCGCCCGGCCCGGTCGTGCTGATGATCGATCGCCCCGGCGCGCCGCAGTCGACGCTGCGCCTCGCCTTCCCGGCGCCGGCCGGCGCGAGCGCGGGCGACGTGCCGGAACGCGTGTCCAATGCGCTGCTGGGCGGGGCGTTCAGCTCGCGCATCACCCGCAACATCCGCGAGGACAAGGGCTATACCTATTCGCCCGGCTCCTCGATCCAGTTCTGGCCGGGGGCGGGCACCTGGGTGTTCCAGGCCGACGTCACCAGCGCGGCGACCGGCGCCTCGCTGACGGAAGTGTTCAAGGAGATCCGCGGCCTTCAGCAGACGACGCCCCCGGCCGAGGAAGTGGCGGGCTCGCGCAACTATCTCGCAGGGCTGTTCTCGATCCAGAACGCGACGGCGCAGTCGCTCATCAACTCGATGGCGCAGCGCGACGGGCTCGGCTGGCCGGCGGACTGGCTCCAGACCTATGTCCCCGCGGTGCTCGCGGTGACCCCGAGCCAAGTTCAGGCGGCGGCGGTGGCGACGCAGCCGATCGACAAGGCGACGTTGGTCGTCGTCGGCGATCTCGCCAGCGTGGAGCCGCAGCTCAAGGCGCTGCCGGAACTGAAGGGCGTGACCTTCCAACGCGTGACCGTGCCCTGA
- a CDS encoding pitrilysin family protein — protein sequence MKLRQMAAALALAAGWPGLAAAQAPAPAAAPAKLAIDMQYFTLPNGLRVVLSKDAIAPTVTVGVYYGIGFRIEPRNRTGFAHLFEHLMFQGSGNAPKGVFDTTITGVGGINNGSTRFDFTNYFEIVPSNALERILWLEGDRMARPVIDETVLKNQQGVVGNEVKVNVLNQPYSTWPWIDLPMLANENWHNAHNFYGDLTEIEAATVADAKTFSDSFYRPSNAVLVVAGDIDYAATRGMVEKYFAAIPSKPKLPLPDISEPRQTQAKFKSRVDRLAPRPGYAAGYKVPTRGTPEWYAMGLIDQILVQGEDSRLYAELVQKRGITGSIDGGINALLGTMYNYNGPMLWSFSFTHDPSKSQAEITAAIDGVVEGLRNTPVSQAELDRARTKIRSDLYSTIDGQGRVGLIDLLAVYALFDNDPRKVNLIEDGFAKVTPALIQKVAKEYLRPTNRSIYVIEPGAAQPAAPAQGAAK from the coding sequence ATGAAGTTGAGGCAAATGGCCGCGGCGCTCGCGCTGGCGGCGGGATGGCCGGGTCTGGCGGCGGCACAGGCGCCGGCGCCAGCGGCGGCGCCGGCGAAGCTCGCCATCGACATGCAGTATTTCACGTTGCCCAACGGCCTGCGCGTCGTGCTGTCGAAGGATGCGATCGCGCCGACCGTCACCGTCGGCGTCTATTATGGCATTGGTTTCCGCATCGAGCCGCGCAACCGCACCGGCTTCGCCCACCTGTTCGAGCACCTGATGTTCCAGGGGTCGGGCAACGCGCCCAAGGGCGTGTTCGACACCACGATCACCGGCGTCGGCGGCATCAACAACGGCTCGACCCGCTTCGACTTCACCAACTATTTCGAGATCGTCCCCTCGAACGCGCTGGAACGCATCCTGTGGCTGGAGGGCGATCGCATGGCCCGCCCGGTCATCGACGAGACCGTGCTCAAGAACCAGCAGGGCGTCGTCGGCAACGAGGTCAAGGTCAACGTCCTCAACCAGCCCTATTCGACCTGGCCGTGGATCGACCTGCCGATGCTCGCCAACGAGAATTGGCACAATGCGCACAATTTCTACGGCGACCTGACGGAGATTGAGGCGGCGACGGTCGCCGATGCAAAGACCTTCTCCGACAGCTTCTATCGCCCGTCGAACGCGGTGCTCGTCGTTGCCGGCGACATCGACTATGCGGCGACGCGCGGCATGGTCGAGAAGTATTTCGCCGCGATCCCCTCCAAGCCCAAGCTGCCGCTTCCCGACATCAGCGAACCGCGCCAGACGCAGGCCAAGTTCAAGAGCCGCGTCGATCGCCTCGCGCCGCGCCCCGGCTATGCCGCGGGCTACAAGGTGCCGACGCGCGGTACGCCCGAATGGTATGCGATGGGCCTGATCGACCAGATTCTGGTCCAGGGCGAAGATAGCCGCCTTTATGCCGAGCTCGTTCAAAAGCGCGGCATCACCGGGTCGATTGACGGCGGCATCAACGCGTTGCTCGGCACGATGTACAATTATAACGGCCCGATGCTGTGGAGCTTCAGCTTCACGCACGATCCGTCCAAGTCGCAAGCGGAGATCACCGCCGCGATCGACGGCGTGGTCGAGGGGCTGCGCAACACGCCCGTCAGCCAGGCCGAGCTCGACCGTGCGAGGACGAAGATCCGGTCGGACCTTTATTCGACGATCGACGGGCAGGGCCGTGTTGGCCTGATCGACCTGCTCGCGGTCTATGCGCTGTTCGACAACGACCCGCGCAAGGTCAATTTGATCGAGGACGGCTTCGCCAAGGTGACGCCCGCGCTGATCCAGAAGGTCGCAAAGGAATATCTCCGCCCGACCAACCGCTCGATCTATGTCATCGAACCCGGCGCGGCGCAGCCCGCCGCCCCGGCTCAGGGAGCTGCCAAGTGA